The Palaemon carinicauda isolate YSFRI2023 chromosome 9, ASM3689809v2, whole genome shotgun sequence sequence AGCTTCTGTATGACCATAATAACTATTCCGTTCGAAACCTTGTCAAGAAGACTCATAAATCCATAGACAAATGCGCCTCCTTCTGAGTTCTCCCCGATGAGATCAGCTGTGATGGACAGTGAGGTGATCAGGAGAATTGAACCTCCAATACCTAAGAGGACAGCTACAAAGTAGATGGCCCACTCTCCAAAGTAGCTGCTCTGCCCACTCACACCTATCCAGATGCAAGCCGCCAAGCCAACACAGCACCCAAGAGAGAATGTACGCTGGAGGAAGCAATATTTATGAGTTACTACTAAGCCATAGTTTAGGTGAATAAGCCACATTGTATGAACTAGAAGATTAATATCATATTGCATAgtctacctacttacaatcaatgAAAGTAAACTTACCTTTCGTCCTATTATTCTGTTTATAGGCTTCATGGCAAAGGATCCCAGGAAACTGGAGAAATGCATGATCATAGGGACAACAGcaatgaaaattatttccatattcAGGGTATCATCAACGAAGAGTGGGATGTAAGTCTGAAGTTTGAATACCATAATGGAATAACCTGGTCATTTTCTGTGCACTAAGATATTCTTTCAATATGACAGCTGCTCGTAGCTTCTACAAGCTACATttattaatttcaatagttttcaTTAATTTCACTTGAATTATAATCTAAACCGATTTCATCATACTTTAACTATGAAATCTTAATGCTTCGAAGTTTTGAAATAATATACTAACCATGTAAAGATTGACATAGAGTCTTGTTGCTGTATACATTGCACCAACTTGATAGAATGTTCTCATTTTGAACCAGTCCCTTTTTCTCATCCTAATCGCTTTTTGAACATTGGTAGACTTTTCATCTTCTGTAGTATCCTTCGCCGGACAATACTGTGGCTCCTTCGTTCCTacgtggaaaattattgaaaatatggtaCCTATGCCTATACAGGTAAGAGCAACGTTCTGAAATGAAGAGATAAATTTGCTTAGATAAAAGAATTCATCTACGAACATGAAGGATGGATCAATCTATTCCATTAGCATTTCATTCTCATTAAAATTTGAATAGAAAGAATTTAAGGAAAATTACAATAaattcccactagacatccgaaagactgaagacattaaggctttcaagaggaaactgaagacttccttgttcTTTAAGTGCTCCAAGAGTGTGGTATTGACAATAAACGGGCATTATGCGGTGTGatatgttgaatgcttttgaacgaacatgatTGAATGACTGTGaatatcctgtagagagtagggttcccctgctgtataggaccagaaaaccaGCCCTtatagtaagtaaagtaaagtaatataaCATACCCTGAAACTGTCAAGTTGTTCCGGACCAATGCTACCAGTTTTCTTGTACTCATCTGCAACAAGAAAAGTTGGCAATGGTGTTGTAGTAGGAGTGACTGTGGTTGTTGAGTTAGTGTCTCCCTTATCCTCAAAGGCTTCAACACCGAGGAAGATGAATGTAATTACAAAAACTAACATGTTTGCCAGTACCATGAATGCATATCTGCAGAACATCAAGAAACATTAGATACGATACAGATTTGGAAGGGAAAATAGTAATCCAGTTCATTTGTATAATGATGGGTCTATGACCTTTTATGAGATATAGGATCATGAGCTATAACACCACTTGCATTGACTACACAGCCTCTACAATATTAACAGGTCTCCAGAAAGCTAAATAACTGCCAGATATTTTCTCAAACATCCTCTATAAAACTCAGGAAGATTAAGATATATGAATGAAATCTGAAGGTAGAGATATCCCCAAAAAATCTGCTGACCTACCTGATAGAATTTAGTTCTGTCCTCTGGGTCTTCCTATTAGCAAGGGATGGAATGAGAGCCAGGTGGGATACCTGGACACAAGCCCAGGCAAACTGGAAAATGATGACGAAAACAGCATGGAACGCAAAATTGACACCCATTGAAGAATCAGCGCACCCCAGACATTCGTTAAAGATGAAGGGAAAGCTAATTATTACTAAGATGGTTCCTGTTGATAAAAAAGGAAACATTAAGTATTCCTAGGCCatgattaaccctttcactgccagtggtgagttcaacaaaacttctgatgtaagaaaatctttcaagattataCAATTCATGTATTGTTGATATTTACTGGAAAGCTCCCATCAAGATCTTTACAATAAATACCAACTTGCTAAGGTTTGGGTTATTTTAGAATATTCTTCCtattttcaaattttgattaagtcatcaatggcagtgaaagggttaagggcCAAACGTATCGCTAGAATGAAGAAGTGCTTATAATggaataaaaacacaaaatatatgaaacaaacCAAGCTTAGTACAGTCAAACAAGAAGTATGGGCACAACAAACTTCGAAATAATTCAGTATACCAGAATTTTGCCTTGAAGAACATATTGATAATGACTATTTACAGTGTTGAAGTAACTACAAGCATTTCACATACCAATCAGATGGATGGATTTCCTTCTGCCATATCGTGCACATATGGGAATCTTATTTTGCTTGTCAGCAAGTATCCCTACTATAGGCGTGCTTAAACCATCGGCTATCTGACCTACAAGCATGATATAACCGGCAAACATGTCATTTAATTTCAGAACCTAGGGGAAAAGGAAGATGAGAATTAAATGATTGGAGATTTAATAGCAGAAGGATGATTTGTAAGTTAATAGGGCTCATGTCATCGAATTTCAGAACCTAAGGGAAAAGGAAGATGAGATTTAAATGATTAGAGATTTAAAAGCAGAAGGATGATTTGTAAGTTAATAGGGCTCATGTCATCGAATTTCAGAACCTAAGGGAAAAGGAAGATGAGAATTAAATGATTGAAGATTTCATAGCAGAAGGATGATTTGTAAGTTAATAGGGCTCATGTCCTCGAATTTCAGAACCTAAGGGAAAAGGAAGATGATAATTAAATGATTGGAGATTTAATAGCAGAAGGATGATTTGTAAGTTAATAGGGCTCATGTCATCGAATTTCAAACCCTAAGGGAAAAGGAAGATGAGAATTAAATTATTGAAGATTTGATAGCACAATAAAAATGATTTGTAAGTTAATAGGGCTCATGTCATCGAATTTCAGAACCCTAAGGGAAAAGGAAGATGAGAATTAAATGATTGGAGATTTAATAGCAGAAGGATGATTTGTAAGTTAATAGGGCTCATGTCCTCGAATTTCAAAACCTAAGGTAAAAGGAAGATGAGATTTAAATGATTAGAGATTTAAAAGCAGAAGGATGATTTGTAAGTTAATAGGGCTCATGTCCTCGAATTTCAGAACCTAAGGGAAAAGGAAGATGATACTTAAATGATTGGAGATTTAATAGCAGAAGGATGATTTGTAAGTTAATAGGGCTCATGTCATCGAATTTCAAACCCTAAGGGAAAAGGAAGATGAGAATTAAATTATTGAAGATTTGATAGCAGAATAAAAATGATTTGTAAGTTAATAGGGCTCATGTCATCGAATTTCAGAACCCTAAGGGAAAAGGAAGATGAGAATTAAATGATTGGAGATTTAATAGCAGAAGGATGATTTGTAAGTTAAAAGGGCTCATGTCATCGAATTTCAAAACCTAAGGGAAAAGGAAGATGAGATTTAAATGATTAGAGATTTAATAGCAGAAGGATGATTTGTAAGTTAATAGGGCTCATGTCATTGAATTTCAGAACCTAGGGGAAAAGGAAGATGAGAATTAAATGATTGGAGATTTAATAGCAGAAGGATGATTTGTAAGTTAATAAGGCTCATGTCATCGAATTTCAAACCCTAAGGGAAAAGGAAGATGAGAATTAAATGATTGGAGATTTAATAGCAGAAGGATGATTTGTAAGTTAATAGGGCTCATGTCATCGAATTTCAGAACCTAAGGGAAAAGGAAGATGAGAATTAAATTATTGAAGATTTAATAGCAGAAGGATGATTTGTAAGTTAATAGGGCTCATGTCATCGAATTTCAAACCCTAAGGGAAAAGGAAGATGAGAATTAAATGATTGGAGATTTAATAGCAGAAGGATGATTTGTAAGTTAATAGGGCTCATGTCATCGAATTTCAGAACCTAAGGGAAAAGGAAGGTGAGAATTAAATGATTGGAGATTTAATAGCAGAAGGATGATTTGTAAGTTAATAGGGCACATGTCATCGAATTTCAGAACCTAAGGGAAAAGGAGGATAAGAATTAAATGATTGAAGATTTGATAGCAGAAGGATGATTTGTAAGTTAATAGGGCTCATGTCATCGAATATCAAAACCTAAGGGAAAAGGAAGGTGAGAATTAAATGATTGGAGATTTAATAGCAGAGGGATGATTTGTAAGTTAATAGGGATCATGTCATCGAATTTCAAACCCTAAGGGAAAAGGAAGATGAGAATTAAATTATTGAAGATTTGATAGCAGTATAAAAATGATTTGTAAGTTAATAGGGCGCATGTCATCGAATTTCAAACCCTAAGGGAAAAGGAAGATGAGAATTAAATTATTGAAGATTTGATAGCAGAATAAAAATGATTTGTAAGTTAATAGGGCTCATGTCATCGAATTTCAGAACCTAAGGGAAAAGGAAGATGAGAATTAAATGATTGGAGATTTGATAGCAGAATAAAAAGGATTTGTAAGTTAATAGGGATCACGTCATCGAATTTCAAAACCTAAGGGAAAAGGAAGATGAGTATTAAATGACTGAAGCTTTAGTGACAGAATAAAGATAATTTATAAGCTAATAGGGATTACATTATCCAGCATGTATGATTTCAACTGCAGTTAATTTTCAATGGCCAATAATTTTCTAAGgagaggttgttttttttttccatttttattcttcTACCAATTAGCATAGGACACTAAAGTTATCTAGATGAGCACAATAAATCTATCTTTGTATGTTAGTTTTTTTAAGACATTTCTAGAATCTTTACATACATATTCTCAGAGAATTCTAGTTTAActgcctttattattatcattattactactaatagGTAAGCTAccgccctaattggaaaagcatgatgctataagcccaagaggtccaacaaggaaatatagcccagtgaggaaaggaaacaaagaaataaataaactacaagacaagtaataagACAGCAACGTGACTGATTACTGTACAGTTGGACACCTCGCCTGAGAATATGCACCCACTCACACCCTTTATACGTGGCTAGTAACCATGCAGACGCTGTAGGGAGAGATGGGGCTGAACAACGGAACTCACCGAGCAGTTAGGGTGCGATAGTTTGCACTACCTCGGcgcgaggtgtaccagaaattcctgtgtccaattgtacattaaTCAGTCATATTGCAGTTTTACAAGATGATTAAAGGCAGTTAAATCGAGAATCTCTGAGATTATGTATGTTAAGAtcttagaaatatctaaaaaaaaaaaaaaaaaaaaaaaaaaaaaaaactaacagataTACACTTGGATTAATTTTGTTGTGCTCATTTAGATAATCTTGGTGTCCTATTCAATAGTTTAagcaaagtttattttcttttctcctttcctctctgggctattttttccctgttgaaacccctgggcttataacatcttgattttccaactggggttatagcttagtctataataataataataataataataataataataataatgataataataacaaaaggtcATGAAAAGAAATGATTGATGATGAAATTTTGGGGAAGACCATCCCAAGATGAGATAAAAATGTCTCGAGACTGAAGACCCTTGCACCTTAGAATAGTCTAGACAAATCGACCATTCGACCTGTATTTAGTAAACACAAGGCAATGACACATGTCGTCATCTCAGCGCCGATATCAGTTATTTACACAGATGATCACGGACAGCAATCAGTTCTAATCTGCTGGTAACGTCTCTGTGTGGcgatcgccagaccggggttcgagttccgctcagaagaataaaagtactgccagatctttgctcagacagcatctataacgtttaaaatgctcctaggagactgaaattactgccagatctttgctcagacactcgttagttcctttggtggctgcaaccatccttgtaagctaaggatggggtgtttataggagcctatagatttacctgctgagtcatcagcatccattgcttggctatccatggtcctagcttgggtggagaggggtcttgggagctgatcatatgtatatatggtcagtctctagggctttctTCTGCTTGGTAtagtaatgtcactgtctcttgcctctgccattcatgagtggcctttaaacctttatgtcacatattcatgaaattctttttttttttttttttttacatgatttttgTTCTTTTGGAATAGGAGAACTCTGAAGTTGCTacccgttcttcttcttcttcttcttcttcttcttcttcttcttcttcttcttcttcttcttctattaacgtgagtgttccccatttgtatggggtaagcacggttgccttatttttgatggactttgctttggctttgggatagaccgtagtcccaatcggctgccctgcctgacatcgctcagACCCTGGCCGCGTATGTTCATGCGTTCTAGcctttcgatttcagtgaaattctGGGGATGAGGTTACTGGACCCACCCTGATATGCCATCAGTGTGTGTCATCTCTCAGTGGTCTCCAACCAAGTACAGAGCTGACCCCATGTTACTACTTTGATTAAACAGACTATGAATAGTGACAGATATTTTAAACGTACAAAAGATTATTGACTTTCCCCGGTCTAATAATGTCTGTATGTTAATCATCATCAGAATcagaatcatcatctcctcctacacctattgacgcaaagggcctcggttagatttcgccagtcgtctctatcttgagcttttaaatcaatacttctccatccattatctcccacttcacgcttcatagtcctcagcaatgcaAGGCTGTgtcctctaactcttctagtgcctgtggagcccagttgaaagtttggtgaactaatatctcttagggagtgcgaagagcatgcccaaaccatctccatctacccctcaccatgatctcatccacatatagtactcgagtaatctcttatagtttcatttctaattctgccctgccattcaactcccaatattctcctgagggctttgttctcaaatttacaatatctgttggatattattaatCATGAGTCCGCTATTAAAAGAAACATTTTCACATACACAGAGATTCAATGGACCAGTggtagtaaagatttttttttaatcaaaattttcattttggcTTTCAGATGGGAAGAGGTGAGATCTTCCAAAAGGATAATTTATCTATATGGAATGATTTTCGGTTTTGAAACTTATATTTCTAGTTCTAGTAAAGCTTCGTGTTTAAAGCTTTCTAatcatttttaaactttttttctagttttagtGAAGGTTTCTGTTTAAAGCTTTCTaatcattttgattattttattattaataataataataataaaaataataataataataataataataatgaggatgatgataatgatacaatcattaataataataataataataataataataataataataatgaggatgatgataatgatacaatcattaataataataataataataataataataataataataataataataatgataacaattacttAGTTGCAAAAAATTGATGGATGTAAACTTGTGAAgacgcacacacataaatacatacatacacatacaggcaGATATGAAAAACGAAGTCCACGATTTCCATCGATCATAAAAATCCCTTgataatctttatcattatcagtTACATTATGTTACTGATAACAGTTACGTTACGTAAATAAATTATGAAACAGAAGAACAATAGAACAAtagaacaataaagaaaataatcagaTGGGCTTTAGCATATATAATAAATAGCTCATACTTACAGCACatatttttatgtagaacaggctgacataagtctaattTATTAtggttcatatataaaagatctgttttgatgttgttactgtttttagaatattttattttaattgctcgttatttctaatatcttttatttccttatttcctttcctcactgggctatttttccctgtttgagctcttgggcttatagcatctcgcttttccaactagggttgtagcttagttagttataataataataataataataataataataataatagcaaacaaaTGATAACAGAAAcaacagcattaataataataataataataataataataataataataataataataataacctgaacgCTTTTTCAACTTTCCTATACAGAGCATGGAGGATTTCAAAGACATAtatcaactttaataataataataataataataataataataataataattagatgaagaagaagaagaaatacacaaaatacaaaatactttagaTGATTGTAATACAGAGAAACCTTTCAAGAACATATTCGATTCTCCTATTAGGAGAATCAGTCGAGCAGGTTCTTGAAAACTTTCTTGGTATcttattttttacaatatattttacaGATATATCAATGCATATTGAGTTTCCCTTTTTTAGACTTATAGTACTATGAgggtttatataataataataataataataataataataataataataataataataataataataatatgaacgtgATTATGATTAAAAGATTTATCCTCCTAGCTCATTTCTTACAGAGTTAACCGAAAAAATTCTGGagggaaaatttaaatatatattacatttaatggataaaaaatatatagttaatataatagataaaaaataaatcaaaagaaaatctGCGATAAATAGAAATGGGAATTTtaactataaaaatcttaaaataataataataataataataataataacaataataataataatgataatattaataataataataataataataataataataataataataatattgataataataataataatgtaacatccAGCATCCGATAATATgtcaatcacctttttttttttaccaagagatAAATATCTTTGTTTTCTTAAAACTTTACAATCTACTCTCGTGAAGTGTGTATGGGATGTGTTTGATTTAataacaacttatatatatatatatatatatatatatatatatatgtatatatatatatatatatatatatatatatatatacagtatatatatagatatatatatgcgtaaatatataaacatatatatatatatacatatatatacacacacacacatatatatatatatatatatatatatatacatatgtatatatacatatatatataaatatatatacatatatatatatatatatatatatatatatatatatatacatacacacatatgaatatatatatacatatatatacatatatatatatatatatatacatacacacatatgaatatatatatacatatatatagatatatatatatatatatatatatatatacatatatatatatatatatatatatatatatgtgtgtgtgtgtgtatacaaagccTAAGCTACATTcattagatatatgcatatatatgtatatatatatatatatatatatatatatatatatatatatatatgcatatatacatcattAAAAGCCAACAAGACCTCTTAACTTTTCAATCTACTCAAACTTTTACAAACGTTCACCATTAAAGCCTTTAATTCCCCCTTATCATTGTTCTATGGTGAGATTCGAACTCAAGCACGCCAGTAAGACTTCTTCTGACGCTGCCTTCACTTTGCTATCAAATTCAACATAAGACAGGAACTCCTTATAGGCATAAggttactatactcatttttttttaatagggcgcatttgcactgactcgcagcggtgcccatttagctcggaaaagtttcctgctacctgattggttagaattatcctctccaaccaatcagcgagcaggaaactattccgagctaaaaaggcacccctgtgaatcggtgcaaatctgcctcactaaaaataattgaatatagtTAAAAGCCAACTCAGATGTTAATATCATTAAAAGTGAGTTGAGATAGATCCTTTTAAGTTAATTATCAccggctccaaaaaaaaaaaaggattattattattattatcattattattatcattattattattattattattattgttaatactattattattatcattactattattattaaccaagctacaactctagttggaaaagaaaggaaTTTATAAGAATACTTAAAGACATAAAATAGAAGAATAGAAACAAATGAAAAGTGAGTAAAAATAAATGATTAGCCACATTGTACtggagaaaaatagaaattataaataagTAAAAAGCATGATAAacgaatattcatatatgtatgaaaAGATAGGATTTTTAAAAAAATTGCTTAAAGACACATTAAACAgaagaatatgaaataataaatgaatagcCACTTTTGTAAAGGAGAAAAATAGAATTTATAAGAAAAAGGATTATTAACGAATAATCATATATGTATGAAAAGaatttataagaaatagaaaaaaatgaaaagtaagtaaaattaaatgaataatcacTTTTGTAAAGGAGAAAAATAGAATTTATAAATAAGTAAAAAGGAGAATGAACgaataatcatatatttatgaaaaaaaatggaatttataATAATACTTAAAGACATAAAAAAGGAGAATAGAAAGGATAGCCACTTTTGTAAAGGAGAAAAATAGAATTTTCAAATAAGTAAAATGCAAAATAAacgaataattatatatgtatgaaaagaaaagaatttctAAGAATACTCACAGACACATAAaacaggagaaaagaaaaaaaatggcaagtgagtgaaaaaataaatgaatagctACTTTTGTATAGGAGAAAAAtaggattttataaatatataaaaaggaggatgaaaaaataataaccgtatatatgtatga is a genomic window containing:
- the LOC137647145 gene encoding major facilitator superfamily domain-containing protein 12-like, which encodes MDSNEKKKDKLPLIPKLCYGVGHFMNDLCASMWFSYILLFYVSVLKLNDMFAGYIMLVGQIADGLSTPIVGILADKQNKIPICARYGRRKSIHLIGTILVIISFPFIFNECLGCADSSMGVNFAFHAVFVIIFQFAWACVQVSHLALIPSLANRKTQRTELNSIRYAFMVLANMLVFVITFIFLGVEAFEDKGDTNSTTTVTPTTTPLPTFLVADEYKKTGSIGPEQLDSFRNVALTCIGIGTIFSIIFHVGTKEPQYCPAKDTTEDEKSTNVQKAIRMRKRDWFKMRTFYQVGAMYTATRLYVNLYMTYIPLFVDDTLNMEIIFIAVVPMIMHFSSFLGSFAMKPINRIIGRKRTFSLGCCVGLAACIWIGVSGQSSYFGEWAIYFVAVLLGIGGSILLITSLSITADLIGENSEGGAFVYGFMSLLDKVSNGIVIMVIQKLDNDQPMYYREVLAYACGVPCIFGILVTLSMYGSRVGTRDRGLTVVEIVVEVVAEDKDDIVKHRSESKDNPAFESDGHI